One region of Hoeflea sp. 108 genomic DNA includes:
- a CDS encoding ABC transporter ATP-binding protein translates to MTSLLSVEGLMLKTGDKTLVSDLSFSIAPGERMGLIGESGSGKSLTAMAVTGLLPKTIVPSGSIELDGRQIVGTPDRALNQLRGSSVAVVFQEPLTALDPLMKLGRQVAGPVARRLAREGKGASRHDVEREVLTLLDHVALPQPERVANSYPHEISGGQRQRVAIAMALACRPKLLIADEPTTALDVTTQAEILKLLDTLVREHGMALLFISHDLPVVATVVDRVTVLRNGRAVEEGPVDKVFGDPEHDYTRTLVAAARSFDKALEGTA, encoded by the coding sequence ATGACCTCGCTTCTCTCCGTAGAGGGCCTGATGCTGAAGACCGGCGACAAGACGCTGGTCTCGGATCTTTCATTTTCGATCGCGCCGGGCGAACGCATGGGGCTGATCGGTGAGTCCGGTTCTGGCAAGTCGCTCACCGCCATGGCGGTGACGGGGCTTTTGCCGAAGACGATCGTGCCGAGCGGCTCGATCGAACTCGACGGCCGGCAGATCGTCGGCACGCCCGACCGCGCGCTCAACCAGCTTCGCGGCTCTTCCGTCGCAGTGGTTTTCCAGGAACCGCTGACTGCACTCGACCCGCTGATGAAGCTCGGCCGGCAGGTGGCTGGGCCGGTGGCACGTCGCCTGGCGCGCGAAGGCAAAGGCGCTTCGCGCCACGACGTCGAGCGCGAGGTGCTGACGCTTCTCGACCATGTCGCGCTGCCGCAGCCGGAGCGGGTTGCCAATTCTTATCCGCACGAGATTTCGGGCGGCCAACGCCAGCGCGTCGCGATCGCCATGGCGCTGGCATGCCGGCCAAAGCTGCTGATCGCCGACGAGCCGACCACGGCCCTCGACGTGACCACCCAGGCCGAAATTCTCAAATTGCTGGACACCCTGGTTCGCGAGCACGGCATGGCGCTTCTGTTCATCAGCCACGATCTGCCGGTCGTGGCCACCGTGGTCGACCGCGTGACGGTGCTGCGCAATGGCCGCGCGGTCGAGGAGGGGCCTGTCGACAAGGTCTTCGGGGATCCCGAACACGACTACACAAGGACGCTTGTGGCTGCTGCCCGTTCCTTCGACAAAGCGCTTGAGGGAACGGCATGA
- a CDS encoding ABC transporter ATP-binding protein: MTMLDVRDVSFGYDRQRKVLHGVSFVVKKGVSVGLVGESGSGKTTLLRLLLGLARPTGGTINFGDAVVDPSSRTFMRGYRRSVQAVFQDPYSSLDPRQKVRDIISEPLQSLAIPGSHSEAVAASLEAVGLPADAVNRYPHEFSGGQRQRIAIARAIVSRPQLVLADEAVSALDLSTRIRIVDLFKRLSESMTLVFVSHDLGVVASLCEEIIILERGQIVESGNTRAILDAPQHPYTQKLLQSVPRMPS, encoded by the coding sequence ATGACCATGCTCGACGTGCGTGATGTCAGCTTCGGCTACGACCGCCAGCGCAAGGTGCTGCATGGCGTCTCCTTTGTGGTCAAAAAGGGCGTCAGCGTCGGCCTCGTCGGCGAATCCGGCTCGGGCAAGACGACGCTCCTGCGCCTTCTTCTCGGGCTCGCCCGGCCGACCGGCGGCACCATCAACTTCGGCGACGCTGTCGTCGATCCGTCCAGCCGGACGTTCATGCGCGGATATCGTCGCTCGGTTCAGGCGGTGTTCCAGGACCCCTATTCTTCGCTCGATCCCAGGCAGAAGGTGCGCGACATCATCTCCGAGCCACTGCAGTCGCTTGCCATTCCCGGCTCGCACAGCGAGGCGGTGGCGGCATCGCTTGAGGCTGTCGGCCTGCCAGCCGATGCCGTCAATCGCTACCCGCACGAGTTCTCCGGCGGTCAGCGCCAGCGTATCGCCATTGCCCGCGCCATCGTATCGCGGCCGCAGCTGGTGCTCGCCGACGAGGCGGTGAGCGCGCTCGACCTGTCGACGCGCATCCGCATCGTCGACCTGTTCAAGCGCCTGTCGGAAAGCATGACGCTGGTGTTCGTGTCGCATGATCTCGGCGTGGTCGCTTCGCTCTGCGAGGAGATCATCATCCTGGAGCGCGGCCAGATCGTCGAAAGCGGCAACACGCGCGCCATCCTTGACGCCCCGCAGCATCCCTATACGCAAAAGCTCTTGCAGAGCGTTCCGCGCATGCCCAGCTAG
- a CDS encoding DUF1684 domain-containing protein: MTTDYISHIEDWRAKRLADLKAGNGWLNIIGRWWLEPGSVTVGTAEDNDVVLSAGPAHVGTITQEQDGGVTFAPADGTAPIRLKLDKKNPPRFSVGQLLLEVTTLNGENALRIRDTASTAPDEFAGISSFPIDPSWRIIADWIPLATPVEMTVDTVLGIPTEVTITHKAAFTRDGVRYELLPTHGTSEVPQFVLKDLTSRDKTYPASRFLLGESITVDTIVLDFNKAFNPPCAFTEHAVCPLPPAENVLPIRIEAGELRAHG; the protein is encoded by the coding sequence ATGACGACCGACTACATCAGCCACATCGAGGACTGGCGCGCCAAGCGACTGGCCGATCTCAAGGCTGGCAATGGCTGGCTCAACATCATTGGCCGCTGGTGGCTTGAACCGGGTTCGGTGACGGTCGGCACCGCCGAGGACAACGATGTCGTGCTGTCGGCCGGACCGGCCCATGTCGGCACCATCACCCAGGAACAGGACGGCGGCGTCACCTTCGCGCCAGCCGACGGCACTGCCCCCATTCGTCTGAAGCTCGACAAGAAGAACCCGCCGCGCTTCAGCGTAGGCCAGCTGCTGCTCGAGGTGACAACGCTCAACGGCGAGAATGCCCTGCGCATCCGCGATACGGCCTCGACCGCGCCCGACGAATTTGCCGGCATCAGTTCGTTCCCCATCGATCCGAGTTGGCGCATCATTGCCGACTGGATCCCGCTGGCGACGCCGGTCGAGATGACTGTTGATACCGTACTCGGCATCCCGACCGAGGTCACCATCACTCACAAGGCGGCATTCACCCGCGACGGCGTGCGCTACGAGTTGCTGCCGACCCACGGCACATCGGAGGTGCCGCAATTCGTGCTCAAGGACCTGACCTCGCGCGATAAGACCTACCCCGCCTCGCGTTTCCTCTTGGGTGAAAGCATCACGGTCGACACCATCGTTCTGGACTTCAACAAGGCGTTCAACCCGCCCTGCGCCTTCACCGAGCACGCCGTCTGCCCGCTGCCGCCGGCAGAAAACGTCCTGCCGATCCGCATCGAAGCGGGCGAGCTCCGGGCCCACGGCTAA
- a CDS encoding AraC family transcriptional regulator yields MISFTTDDIAPERRFDQWREVRGKSLFGVTIELAAEKRLSFHGSFRAHAVGGAVASEMRASSYRIKRTDTDIARISGNSLCIAHQVTGGGLLDTGRGRVDTIHDGDMVVSHSDLPYSGQPDGERGFLYRMLKIPIEGEILLGRRADDLFAAKPIGGTWFLRPFRALFDALMAPERTGSDPLRDVASIARLALAARGRLPLGMPEVRAALRTGVRHAALEIMERDKRLPGLNPARVAMELGISRRQVYVVLEEAGLTFSRTLAAMRVRDARRLLVEIPSLSITQVAFACGFDSLATFYRAFATTYGMTPSDMRGIGGRWQ; encoded by the coding sequence ATGATCAGTTTCACCACCGACGACATAGCCCCCGAACGGCGGTTCGATCAGTGGCGCGAAGTGCGCGGCAAGAGCCTGTTCGGCGTGACCATCGAACTTGCGGCCGAGAAGCGGCTGTCTTTCCACGGCTCGTTCCGGGCCCATGCCGTGGGCGGCGCCGTCGCCTCGGAAATGCGCGCCTCGTCCTACCGGATCAAGCGCACCGACACCGACATCGCCAGGATATCGGGCAACAGCCTGTGCATTGCCCACCAGGTGACAGGCGGCGGCCTGCTCGACACCGGCCGCGGCAGGGTCGACACCATCCACGACGGCGACATGGTGGTCAGCCATTCCGACCTGCCCTACAGCGGACAACCGGATGGAGAGCGCGGCTTCCTGTACCGCATGCTGAAGATTCCGATCGAGGGCGAGATCCTGTTGGGACGGCGCGCCGACGATCTGTTTGCAGCCAAGCCCATCGGCGGCACTTGGTTCCTCAGACCGTTCCGAGCGCTGTTCGATGCGCTGATGGCTCCCGAGCGCACCGGCTCGGATCCGTTGCGCGACGTCGCCAGCATCGCCCGTCTTGCCCTGGCTGCGAGGGGCCGGCTACCGCTCGGCATGCCCGAGGTTCGCGCTGCCCTGCGGACCGGTGTGCGGCACGCCGCACTCGAGATCATGGAGCGCGACAAGCGCCTGCCGGGACTCAACCCGGCACGCGTAGCCATGGAACTCGGCATCTCCAGGCGGCAGGTCTATGTCGTGCTCGAAGAGGCAGGACTCACCTTCTCGCGTACACTTGCCGCAATGCGCGTCCGCGACGCACGCCGGCTGCTGGTCGAGATCCCGAGCCTGTCGATAACGCAGGTGGCATTCGCCTGCGGCTTCGACAGCCTCGCCACCTTCTACCGCGCCTTCGCCACGACCTACGGGATGACCCCGAGCGACATGCGCGGGATCGGCGGCCGCTGGCAATAG